A section of the Corynebacterium auris genome encodes:
- a CDS encoding class I SAM-dependent methyltransferase gives MVPARSPQSHLDFVDAESWPGVVSVPSGRAAKIGARRAEARFARACAKAGIELDPAAGAQVVVERPEVFRRIWESGWVGLAEGFMAGEWSTSNSDALVEALAALIRAGYRPKTRTALQPGQGGDVPPALVQHYAGDGMSGFAGHFATGVPTKERVAVASHVRGAGRGADAATHFVDVTTIGAPLDAERADLGHAQARSVDMLLDAVRARPGTHLAEYPASGGAVAIAAARRGATVDTIAASDAVATAIQERVTFAGAGGAAIRVEGDTAAGLRRRGSYDAVVSVERLEALAPREKGPYLAALGALIHPGGRVALQSLMRTADYSAAADAALESLRAYVWPGLSFTTPTELATLVDRQTDLRVIAQSHAPEHVARSLRLQRHTFDAHLREAAADGFDAVYRRLWQWQFALREALAGLGMLDLVQVTLVPRSRRGRR, from the coding sequence GTGGTTCCCGCACGCTCGCCTCAGTCTCACCTTGATTTCGTTGACGCCGAATCCTGGCCCGGCGTTGTCTCCGTGCCCTCTGGGCGGGCTGCGAAGATCGGTGCGCGCCGCGCGGAGGCGCGGTTCGCTCGGGCGTGCGCGAAGGCGGGGATCGAGCTCGACCCGGCTGCCGGGGCGCAGGTAGTCGTCGAGCGCCCCGAAGTCTTCCGCCGGATCTGGGAGAGCGGTTGGGTCGGCTTGGCCGAGGGGTTTATGGCCGGGGAGTGGTCGACATCCAACTCGGATGCCCTGGTCGAGGCGTTGGCGGCACTGATCCGCGCTGGATACCGGCCGAAGACGCGCACCGCTTTGCAGCCCGGCCAGGGCGGCGACGTCCCGCCTGCGCTGGTGCAGCACTACGCGGGCGACGGCATGAGCGGGTTCGCCGGCCACTTTGCCACCGGCGTGCCCACGAAGGAGCGCGTCGCGGTTGCATCGCACGTGCGGGGGGCGGGCAGAGGGGCGGACGCCGCGACACATTTCGTGGACGTCACAACAATTGGTGCGCCGCTCGATGCCGAGCGCGCGGATTTGGGCCACGCGCAGGCCCGCTCCGTGGATATGCTGTTGGATGCCGTGCGGGCGCGGCCGGGCACGCACCTCGCGGAGTACCCGGCTTCGGGCGGGGCCGTGGCGATCGCGGCCGCGCGGCGCGGGGCAACGGTCGACACCATCGCCGCCAGTGACGCGGTTGCTACCGCGATACAGGAGCGCGTCACCTTCGCCGGGGCCGGGGGCGCCGCGATTCGCGTGGAGGGTGATACCGCGGCAGGGCTGCGCCGGCGCGGGTCCTACGACGCCGTCGTGTCCGTGGAACGCCTCGAGGCGCTGGCCCCACGCGAGAAGGGGCCGTACCTCGCCGCGCTGGGCGCGCTCATCCACCCGGGCGGTCGCGTTGCCCTGCAGAGCCTCATGCGCACCGCGGACTACTCGGCTGCGGCCGACGCGGCGCTGGAATCGCTCCGCGCGTACGTTTGGCCCGGGCTGAGCTTCACGACGCCCACAGAGCTCGCAACCCTCGTCGACCGCCAGACGGACCTCCGCGTTATCGCGCAGTCGCACGCGCCGGAGCACGTCGCGCGCTCGCTGCGGCTGCAACGGCACACCTTCGACGCGCACCTGCGGGAGGCCGCCGCCGACGGGTTCGACGCCGTGTACCGGCGTCTGTGGCAGTGGCAGTTCGCGCTGCGCGAGGCGCTGGCGGGGCTGGGCATGCTGGACCTGGTTCAGGTCACGCTCGTGCCGCGCTCGAGGCGGGGGCGCAGGTAG
- a CDS encoding YceI family protein — protein sequence MKRTPVIVLGTVAIVVLASLAIVPMVISLVRGGAGIKTEGINESSLQAASTGIDGTWDVSTTPGPNQTSAGFTFFEILPAERKVTSGSTREVDGFVTVEGGTLTAGEIVVDMATLSTDSDVRDNNVRRKILHTDEFPVATFELTEPVDVTHVPEDGSVAPVELTGALTIRGVTNPVTHEFNVARTGDNVVVAGDIPITRTDYGVETPEFVAAKIADEGEVNIRVKLEKAG from the coding sequence GTGAAACGCACGCCCGTCATCGTCCTCGGCACCGTCGCCATCGTGGTGCTGGCCAGCCTCGCGATCGTCCCGATGGTCATCTCGCTCGTCCGCGGCGGAGCCGGGATCAAGACGGAAGGAATCAACGAGTCCAGCCTGCAGGCCGCGAGCACGGGTATCGACGGCACGTGGGACGTATCCACCACGCCGGGGCCGAACCAGACGTCCGCCGGGTTCACCTTCTTCGAGATCCTTCCGGCCGAACGCAAGGTGACCTCGGGTTCGACACGCGAGGTTGACGGCTTTGTCACAGTCGAGGGCGGCACGCTGACCGCGGGCGAGATCGTCGTGGATATGGCGACGCTGTCGACCGACAGCGACGTGCGCGACAACAACGTGCGGCGCAAGATCCTGCACACGGACGAGTTCCCAGTGGCCACCTTTGAGCTCACCGAACCGGTCGACGTCACGCACGTTCCGGAGGACGGCAGCGTGGCGCCCGTGGAGCTCACGGGCGCGCTGACCATCCGCGGTGTGACCAACCCGGTGACGCACGAGTTTAACGTCGCACGCACGGGCGACAACGTGGTGGTCGCCGGCGACATTCCGATCACGCGTACCGACTACGGCGTGGAGACCCCGGAGTTCGTTGCGGCGAAGATCGCGGACGAGGGCGAGGTCAACATCCGCGTCAAGCTGGAAAAGGCGGGTTAA
- a CDS encoding RNA polymerase-binding protein RbpA, translating into MADRVLRGSRMGAVSYETDRDHDLAPRQMAKYRTPNGEVFDVPFADDAEIPEEWMCKNGQVGTLIEGDGVEAKPVKPPRTHWDMLRERRTIEELDELLEERLEQLRKRRRTAARIAKEQEAQKK; encoded by the coding sequence ATGGCTGATCGTGTCCTGCGCGGTAGCCGGATGGGCGCCGTGAGCTACGAGACGGACCGTGACCACGATCTCGCCCCCCGCCAGATGGCGAAGTACCGCACCCCAAACGGCGAGGTGTTCGACGTCCCCTTCGCAGACGACGCCGAGATCCCCGAAGAATGGATGTGCAAGAACGGCCAGGTAGGCACCCTTATCGAGGGTGATGGCGTAGAAGCCAAACCCGTGAAGCCGCCGCGCACCCACTGGGACATGCTGCGCGAACGCCGCACGATCGAGGAGCTCGACGAGCTGCTTGAGGAGCGCCTCGAGCAGCTGCGCAAGCGCCGTCGCACCGCCGCGCGCATAGCGAAGGAACAGGAAGCGCAGAAGAAATAA
- a CDS encoding polyprenol monophosphomannose synthase, with protein sequence MANTTVVIIPTYNEVDNLPLIVDRVLSSTPEVDVLVVDDNSPDGTGAKADELAGAHPEVHVLHRGNKEGLLAAYREGFEWALERDYEVICQMDADGSHAPEELELLLGEIEAGADVVIGSRYVEGGQVDNWPRERYMLSKWGNRYISLALGDDVEDMTAGYRAFRREVLESIDLSALSTKGYIFQVDMIRKALEAEFDVREVPITFVDRQLGQSKLDSSFASESLLEVTKWGAERQSAFLRELARETGKLLRHEVDQSGLWKTRRVVGDVTETGVNMVLEGAKLAGHELKRSGVSAIPRRAARAADTAVEFIREAVRVGTSGK encoded by the coding sequence GTGGCCAACACCACTGTGGTGATCATTCCCACCTATAACGAGGTGGACAACCTCCCGCTCATCGTCGACAGGGTCCTCAGCTCAACGCCGGAGGTGGACGTCCTCGTGGTCGACGACAACTCCCCGGACGGCACCGGCGCCAAGGCCGACGAGCTCGCCGGCGCCCACCCTGAGGTTCACGTGCTCCACCGCGGGAACAAGGAGGGCCTCCTCGCCGCCTACCGCGAGGGCTTCGAATGGGCCCTCGAGCGCGATTACGAGGTCATCTGCCAGATGGATGCAGATGGTTCGCACGCCCCCGAGGAGCTCGAGCTGCTTCTCGGCGAGATCGAGGCTGGCGCAGACGTGGTCATCGGTTCGCGCTACGTCGAAGGCGGGCAGGTGGACAACTGGCCGCGGGAGCGCTACATGCTTTCCAAGTGGGGCAACCGCTACATATCGCTGGCCCTGGGCGACGACGTCGAGGACATGACCGCTGGCTACCGGGCGTTTCGCCGCGAGGTGCTCGAGTCGATTGACCTCAGCGCTCTGTCCACCAAGGGCTACATTTTCCAGGTCGACATGATCCGCAAGGCGCTGGAGGCGGAGTTCGACGTCCGCGAGGTGCCCATCACCTTCGTCGACCGGCAGCTGGGCCAGTCCAAACTCGACTCAAGCTTCGCCAGCGAGTCTCTCCTCGAGGTGACCAAGTGGGGCGCCGAGAGGCAGTCCGCCTTCCTGCGCGAACTCGCCAGGGAAACGGGCAAGTTGCTGCGCCACGAGGTTGACCAGTCGGGCCTGTGGAAGACCCGCAGGGTCGTCGGCGACGTCACCGAGACTGGGGTGAACATGGTCCTGGAGGGCGCCAAGCTGGCCGGCCACGAGCTGAAGCGCTCGGGGGTGAGCGCGATCCCGCGCCGTGCCGCGCGGGCTGCCGATACGGCCGTGGAGTTCATCCGCGAGGCCGTCCGCGTGGGCACCTCTGGGAAGTAA